A stretch of the Mycolicibacterium celeriflavum genome encodes the following:
- the trxB gene encoding thioredoxin-disulfide reductase has protein sequence MTTTPTVHDLIIIGSGPAGYTAAIYAARAQLKPLVFEGVQFGGALMTTTEVENYPGFRNGITGPELMDEMREQALRFGADLRMEDVDAVDLDGPVKTVTVGDETFRARAVILAMGAAARHLGVPGEEALLGMGVSTCATCDGFFFREEDIIVVGGGDSAMEEAIFLTKFARSVTLVHRRDEFRASRIMLDRARANEKITFVTNTEVVEIEGSPKVSGVRLRNTVTGEESKLAVTGVFVAVGHDPRSDLVRGQIDLDEEGYVLTQRGSTSTSVEGVFAAGDLVDRTYRQAVTAAGTGCSASIDAERWLAEIGSGPSDETTETPVR, from the coding sequence ATGACCACCACACCCACGGTTCATGATCTGATCATCATCGGATCCGGCCCCGCCGGCTACACCGCCGCCATCTACGCGGCCCGCGCGCAACTCAAGCCGCTGGTGTTCGAAGGCGTTCAATTCGGTGGTGCGTTGATGACGACCACTGAGGTGGAGAACTACCCCGGTTTTCGCAACGGCATCACCGGTCCGGAGTTGATGGACGAGATGCGCGAACAGGCGCTGCGCTTCGGCGCGGACCTGCGGATGGAGGACGTCGACGCGGTCGACCTGGACGGGCCGGTCAAGACGGTCACGGTCGGCGACGAGACGTTTCGGGCACGCGCGGTGATCCTCGCGATGGGCGCCGCGGCGCGTCACCTCGGCGTGCCGGGTGAAGAGGCGCTGCTCGGAATGGGTGTGAGCACGTGCGCGACCTGCGATGGGTTCTTCTTCCGAGAAGAAGACATCATCGTGGTCGGCGGCGGCGACTCCGCCATGGAGGAGGCCATCTTCCTGACGAAGTTCGCCCGCAGCGTCACCCTGGTGCACCGCCGCGACGAGTTCCGTGCCTCGCGCATCATGCTGGACCGCGCCCGCGCGAACGAGAAGATCACGTTCGTCACCAACACCGAGGTCGTCGAGATCGAGGGCAGCCCGAAAGTCAGCGGAGTTCGGTTGCGCAACACCGTCACCGGTGAGGAGTCCAAGCTGGCCGTCACCGGCGTGTTCGTCGCGGTCGGCCACGATCCGCGCTCCGATCTGGTGCGCGGCCAGATCGACCTCGACGAAGAGGGCTACGTCCTGACGCAGCGCGGTTCGACCAGCACATCGGTCGAAGGTGTCTTCGCCGCAGGCGATCTCGTCGACCGCACCTACCGCCAGGCCGTCACCGCCGCGGGGACCGGCTGCTCGGCCTCCATCGACGCCGAACGCTGGCTCGCCGAAATCGGTTCTGGTCCAAGCGATGAAACCACCGAAACCCCCGTTCGATAG
- the trxA gene encoding thioredoxin — translation MTDSVTSTVAVTDDSFSEDVLSSSTPVLVDFWATWCGPCKMIAPVLEEIAAEKAGALTVAKLDVDANPATARDFQVVSIPTLIVFKDGVPVKRIVGAKGKAALLRELSDIV, via the coding sequence ATGACCGACAGCGTTACGTCGACAGTAGCCGTAACCGACGACTCCTTCTCTGAGGACGTGCTGTCCAGCAGTACCCCAGTGCTGGTTGACTTCTGGGCGACCTGGTGCGGTCCCTGCAAGATGATCGCCCCGGTGCTCGAGGAGATCGCCGCCGAGAAGGCCGGCGCGTTGACGGTCGCCAAGCTCGATGTCGACGCGAATCCGGCCACGGCGCGCGACTTCCAGGTGGTGTCGATCCCGACGCTGATCGTGTTCAAGGACGGTGTGCCGGTCAAGCGGATCGTCGGCGCAAAAGGCAAGGCTGCGCTGCTGCGCGAGCTCAGCGACATCGTCTAG
- a CDS encoding N-acetylmuramoyl-L-alanine amidase, producing MSSLRRGDRGAAVTEIRAALTALGMLDNADEEITTGRHVVLDLFDGELDHAVRAFQQHRGLLVDGIVGEATYRALKEASYRLGARTLSHQFGAPMFGDDVATLQARLQDLGFYTGLVDGHFGLATHNALMSYQREYGLYPDGICGPETLRSLYFLGSRVTGGSPHAIREEELVRSSGPRLSGKRIIIDPGRGGDDHGQIMQSPGGPISESDILWDLASRLEGRMTAIGMETFLSRPANRAPSDAERAATANAVGADLMISLRCATQPSPAANGVASFHFGNSHGSVSTIGRNLADFIQREVVARSGLRDCRTHGRTWDLLRLTRMPTVQVDVGYITNPRDRAILVSTQTRDSIAEGILAAVKRLYLLGKNDRPTGTFTFAELLAHELSVEQAGRVSPS from the coding sequence ATGTCCAGTCTGCGTCGCGGTGACCGCGGTGCCGCGGTCACCGAGATCAGGGCTGCACTGACGGCGTTGGGCATGCTCGACAACGCCGACGAGGAGATCACCACCGGCAGACACGTCGTGCTGGACCTGTTCGACGGGGAACTCGACCATGCGGTGCGGGCATTCCAGCAGCATCGCGGGCTCTTGGTGGACGGGATCGTCGGTGAGGCGACTTACCGTGCGCTGAAAGAGGCGTCGTACCGCCTGGGCGCACGCACCCTCAGCCACCAGTTCGGCGCCCCGATGTTCGGCGACGACGTCGCGACGCTGCAGGCCCGGTTGCAGGATCTCGGCTTCTACACCGGCCTGGTCGACGGCCACTTCGGTCTCGCCACGCACAACGCGTTGATGTCGTACCAGCGTGAGTACGGCCTGTACCCCGACGGCATCTGTGGTCCTGAAACGTTGCGCTCCTTGTACTTTCTCGGTTCCCGAGTCACCGGTGGATCCCCCCACGCGATCCGCGAGGAGGAGTTGGTCCGCAGCTCCGGTCCCCGGCTGTCGGGCAAGCGCATCATCATCGACCCGGGCCGCGGTGGCGACGACCACGGGCAGATCATGCAGAGCCCCGGCGGGCCGATCAGCGAGTCGGACATCTTGTGGGACTTGGCCAGCCGGCTCGAGGGCCGGATGACCGCAATCGGTATGGAGACGTTCCTGTCGCGGCCGGCCAATCGTGCGCCCTCGGACGCCGAACGGGCCGCGACCGCCAACGCTGTCGGGGCCGACCTGATGATCAGCCTGCGCTGCGCGACCCAACCCAGCCCCGCCGCCAACGGCGTCGCGTCGTTCCACTTCGGCAACTCACACGGCTCGGTCTCCACCATCGGCCGCAACCTGGCCGACTTCATCCAGCGAGAAGTGGTGGCGCGCAGCGGATTACGTGATTGCCGCACCCACGGCAGGACATGGGACCTACTGCGGCTGACCCGCATGCCCACCGTGCAGGTCGACGTCGGCTACATCACCAACCCGCGGGACCGGGCCATCCTGGTGTCGACGCAGACCCGCGACTCGATCGCCGAGGGGATACTCGCCGCGGTCAAGCGGCTCTACCTGCTCGGCAAAAACGACCGTCCCACAGGCACTTTCACCTTCGCCGAACTGCTGGCGCACGAACTCTCGGTCGAACAGGCCGGCCGCGTCAGCCCGTCCTGA
- a CDS encoding acetyltransferase, whose protein sequence is MSARVTPLRLEAFEQLPKHARRCVYWEVDPLTLGRDAAGAAVPGVDDHLSDPEFEKEAWLSMVMLEWGSCGQVAVQCSDEQTDDGPAPLSGNEACLGYAFYAPANAVPRARRFPTAPVSADAVLLTSLGIESGAEADGLSRMLISAVVGDLVRRGARALEAFAHTAEVSELLDPGAVSPSLRPVVEVLGDCSVEQCVLDADLLLDAGFVVVAPHRYFPRLRLELEQGLGWKADVEAALERLFEFAQLPVGAGVSPSR, encoded by the coding sequence GTGTCGGCACGCGTCACGCCTCTACGGCTCGAAGCGTTCGAGCAGTTGCCGAAGCATGCCCGCAGGTGCGTGTACTGGGAAGTCGATCCGCTGACCCTGGGGCGTGATGCGGCGGGTGCCGCCGTCCCCGGCGTCGACGACCACCTGTCCGACCCCGAGTTCGAGAAGGAAGCCTGGCTGTCGATGGTCATGCTCGAGTGGGGCTCCTGCGGGCAGGTCGCAGTGCAGTGCAGCGACGAGCAGACCGACGACGGACCTGCGCCGCTGAGCGGGAACGAGGCGTGCCTGGGCTATGCGTTCTACGCGCCAGCGAATGCCGTGCCGCGTGCTCGTCGTTTTCCGACCGCACCGGTGAGCGCCGACGCGGTGCTACTGACCTCGCTGGGCATCGAGTCCGGTGCCGAAGCCGACGGATTGTCGCGCATGCTGATCTCCGCCGTGGTCGGGGACCTGGTCCGCCGGGGAGCGCGCGCGCTCGAAGCGTTCGCCCACACGGCCGAGGTCAGCGAACTACTCGACCCTGGGGCGGTGTCGCCGTCGCTGCGACCCGTCGTCGAGGTGCTCGGCGACTGCTCTGTCGAGCAGTGTGTGCTCGATGCCGACCTGCTGCTGGACGCGGGCTTCGTCGTGGTCGCCCCTCACCGCTACTTCCCCCGGTTGCGCCTGGAGTTGGAACAGGGGCTGGGCTGGAAGGCCGACGTCGAGGCGGCGTTGGAGCGGTTGTTCGAGTTCGCGCAGTTGCCGGTCGGGGCGGGCGTGAGCCCGTCGCGATGA
- a CDS encoding ParB/RepB/Spo0J family partition protein yields the protein MTQPTRKRSGLGRGLASLIPTGPAEGDQSGFGPRMGDAAADVVIGGPSSNGNAATAANDVGAVYREIDPSSIEPNPRQPRQVFDEEALGELVHSIREFGLMQPIVVRALPGDAPGPIRYQLVMGERRWRAAQQAGLEAIPAIVRETSDDGMLRDALLENIHRVQLNPLEEAAAYQQLLDEFGVTHDELASRIGRSRPLITNMIRLLRLPIAVQRRVAAGVLSAGHARALLALEAGPEQQEELAARIVAEGLSVRATEEAVTLANRAGPAAPSSPKRKPISMPGLQDVAERLSTAFDTRVTVSLGKRKGKIVVEFGSVDDLQRIVELMSASDR from the coding sequence ATGACCCAACCGACACGCAAGCGCAGCGGCCTCGGCCGCGGCCTGGCTTCGCTGATTCCGACCGGACCCGCCGAAGGGGATCAGTCCGGGTTCGGGCCACGGATGGGCGACGCGGCCGCCGATGTGGTGATCGGGGGACCGTCGTCGAACGGCAATGCGGCCACCGCGGCCAACGACGTCGGCGCGGTGTACCGCGAGATCGACCCGTCGTCGATCGAGCCGAACCCGCGACAGCCCCGTCAGGTTTTCGACGAGGAGGCGCTCGGCGAACTGGTGCACTCGATCCGCGAGTTCGGGCTCATGCAGCCGATCGTGGTGCGTGCGCTGCCCGGCGATGCACCAGGACCGATCCGCTATCAACTCGTCATGGGGGAGCGGCGGTGGCGCGCCGCCCAGCAAGCCGGCCTCGAGGCCATCCCGGCGATCGTGCGGGAGACCTCCGACGACGGCATGCTCCGCGACGCGTTGTTGGAGAACATCCATCGCGTCCAGTTGAACCCGTTGGAGGAGGCGGCCGCGTATCAGCAGCTGCTCGACGAATTCGGGGTGACCCACGACGAACTCGCATCGCGGATCGGCCGGTCGCGTCCGTTGATCACGAACATGATCCGGCTGCTGCGGTTGCCGATCGCGGTGCAACGGCGGGTGGCCGCCGGTGTGCTGTCGGCCGGCCATGCGCGCGCCCTGTTGGCGCTCGAGGCGGGACCCGAACAGCAGGAGGAGTTGGCTGCGCGCATCGTCGCCGAAGGGCTCTCGGTGCGCGCGACCGAGGAAGCGGTCACGTTGGCGAACCGGGCCGGGCCAGCGGCGCCGTCGTCGCCGAAGCGTAAGCCGATCAGCATGCCGGGCCTGCAAGACGTTGCTGAACGGCTGTCGACGGCCTTCGACACCCGGGTCACCGTGAGCCTTGGCAAACGAAAAGGCAAGATCGTGGTGGAGTTCGGGTCGGTCGACGATCTTCAGCGCATAGTCGAACTGATGAGCGCGTCCGACCGCTGA
- a CDS encoding ParA family protein has product MSSPQNGSAGDAAAQTRPDVSRETTPPNVSRETTRPDVSRETWSDKTAPDNGWDATAGVDTPIGAEAERAVRLLHAATKGNLPRPDRQRVFTIANQKGGVGKTTTAVNVAAALALQGLQTLVIDLDPQGNASTALGIEHRPGTPSSYEVLIGEIPLRDALQRSPHSERLYCVPATIDLAGAEIELVSMVAREGRLRSALAALDDYNFDYVFIDCPPSLGLLTINAFVAAPEVLIPIQCEYYALEGVGQLMRTIEMVKAHLNPQLDVTTVILTMYDGRTKLADQVANDVRAHFGDKVLRTVIPRSVKVSEAPGYGMTILDYDPGSRGAMSYLDASREIADRGRKRNHR; this is encoded by the coding sequence TTGAGTTCGCCGCAGAATGGTTCCGCGGGCGACGCCGCGGCCCAGACGCGCCCCGATGTTTCACGTGAAACCACGCCGCCGAACGTTTCACGTGAAACCACGCGGCCCGACGTTTCACGTGAAACATGGTCGGACAAAACCGCGCCCGACAACGGGTGGGATGCGACCGCCGGCGTCGACACCCCGATCGGGGCGGAGGCTGAACGGGCGGTGCGTCTGCTGCACGCGGCGACCAAGGGCAACCTCCCGCGGCCCGACCGCCAACGCGTCTTCACGATCGCCAATCAGAAGGGCGGTGTCGGTAAGACGACGACGGCCGTCAACGTCGCGGCGGCGCTCGCCCTGCAGGGGCTGCAGACCCTCGTCATCGACCTCGACCCGCAGGGGAATGCGAGCACCGCGCTGGGCATCGAGCACCGCCCGGGGACGCCGTCCTCGTACGAGGTGCTGATCGGGGAGATCCCGTTGCGCGATGCCTTGCAGCGCAGCCCGCACAGCGAGCGCCTCTACTGTGTGCCCGCGACCATCGACCTGGCCGGCGCCGAGATCGAGTTGGTCAGCATGGTGGCCCGGGAGGGGCGGTTGCGCAGCGCGCTGGCTGCCCTCGACGACTACAACTTCGACTACGTGTTCATCGACTGCCCGCCGTCGTTGGGCTTGTTGACGATCAACGCGTTCGTTGCGGCGCCCGAAGTGCTGATCCCGATCCAGTGCGAGTACTACGCCCTCGAAGGAGTGGGGCAGCTGATGCGCACCATTGAAATGGTCAAGGCACACCTCAACCCGCAACTCGACGTGACCACGGTGATCCTGACGATGTACGACGGACGCACCAAGCTCGCCGACCAGGTCGCCAACGATGTCCGGGCGCACTTCGGCGACAAGGTGCTGCGGACGGTCATCCCGCGCAGTGTCAAGGTGTCCGAGGCCCCCGGTTACGGGATGACGATCCTCGACTACGACCCCGGCTCCCGGGGGGCGATGAGTTATCTCGACGCCAGCCGGGAGATCGCCGACCGCGGCCGGAAGCGAAACCATCGATGA
- the rsmG gene encoding 16S rRNA (guanine(527)-N(7))-methyltransferase RsmG has protein sequence MKHDEVSAPPDAAATLFGDRLPRAQLYAEILAGAGVERGLIGPREVDRLWDRHILNSAAVSELIVDGCRVADIGSGAGLPGIPLALARPEVHVTLIEPLLRRSEFLREVVDELGVGVTVVRGRAEESAVRKQVGETDVVVSRAVASLDKLTRWSMPLLHIDGHMLAMKGERAEEEIRDHRRVMASLGAADVRVMRCGANYLDPPATVVVARREKAVTHRATGRRRG, from the coding sequence GTGAAACACGACGAGGTGTCGGCGCCCCCGGATGCGGCCGCCACCTTGTTCGGGGACCGCCTGCCGCGCGCTCAGCTGTACGCCGAGATCCTTGCGGGCGCCGGTGTCGAGCGTGGCCTGATCGGTCCTCGCGAAGTGGACCGGCTGTGGGACCGCCACATCCTCAACAGCGCGGCGGTGTCCGAACTCATCGTCGACGGCTGCCGAGTCGCCGACATCGGTAGTGGCGCGGGGCTGCCCGGGATACCGTTGGCGTTGGCTCGGCCGGAGGTGCACGTGACGCTGATCGAACCGCTACTGCGCCGCAGCGAGTTCCTGCGCGAGGTGGTCGACGAGCTCGGGGTCGGGGTGACGGTCGTGCGCGGGAGGGCCGAGGAGTCGGCGGTGAGGAAACAGGTGGGGGAGACGGACGTGGTGGTGTCCAGGGCGGTGGCCTCTCTGGACAAGCTGACTCGATGGAGCATGCCGCTGCTGCACATCGACGGCCACATGCTCGCCATGAAGGGCGAGCGTGCCGAAGAGGAGATCCGCGACCACCGGCGTGTGATGGCGTCGCTCGGGGCGGCCGATGTAAGGGTAATGAGGTGTGGCGCGAACTACTTGGATCCACCCGCGACCGTCGTCGTGGCACGGCGGGAGAAGGCGGTAACGCACCGAGCAACGGGCAGGAGACGAGGTTGA
- a CDS encoding Jag family protein, with amino-acid sequence MTDADTTERDDLTEEENGAAPPVAEDDLEERLVAEGEIAGDYLEELLDLLDFDGDIDLDVEGDRAVVSIDGGSDLNKLVGRKGEVLDALQELTRLAVHQKTGERSRLMLDIARWRRRRRDELAALGEKVARRVLETGEREELAPMTPFERKIVHDAVAAVDGVHSESEGVEPSRRVVVLSD; translated from the coding sequence ATGACAGACGCCGATACGACGGAACGCGACGACCTGACGGAAGAGGAGAACGGTGCCGCGCCACCGGTCGCCGAGGATGACCTCGAAGAGAGGTTGGTCGCCGAAGGGGAGATCGCCGGCGACTACCTCGAGGAGTTGTTGGACCTGCTCGACTTCGACGGCGACATCGACCTCGACGTCGAAGGCGACCGCGCGGTCGTCAGCATCGACGGGGGCAGCGACCTGAACAAGTTGGTCGGCCGCAAGGGCGAGGTTCTCGACGCGTTGCAGGAGTTGACGCGACTGGCCGTGCACCAGAAGACGGGGGAGCGCAGCCGCCTGATGCTCGACATCGCCCGGTGGCGACGCCGGCGCCGCGACGAGTTGGCGGCGCTCGGTGAGAAGGTCGCGCGGCGGGTGCTCGAGACCGGCGAGCGCGAAGAGCTCGCGCCCATGACGCCGTTCGAGCGCAAGATCGTGCACGACGCGGTTGCCGCGGTCGACGGCGTGCACAGCGAGAGCGAGGGCGTGGAGCCGTCGCGGCGCGTCGTCGTGCTCTCCGACTGA
- the yidC gene encoding membrane protein insertase YidC has protein sequence MFNWFSLDIIYYPVSAIMWVWYKLFAFLLGPSNFFAWALSVMFLVFTLRAILYKPFVKQIRTTRQMQELQPQIKALQKKYGKDRQRMALEMQKLQKEHGFNPILGCLPMLAQVPVFLGLFHVLRSFNRTQGGFGQIQLSVEQNRATGNYVFSPADVAHFLDAHLFGAPLGATMIQTSGLDAFTEFNRAAVIGVGVPIMILAGIATYFNSRASVARQSPEAAANPQTAMMNKLALYVFPLGVVVGGPFLPLAIIMYWLANNIWTFGQQHYVFGKIEKEEEAKKLEAQERQAKNAPPPGAKPKRTRKGQTPEPAASGEPEIVDTVSENGSTEKKPTGAGTDKTASGAGNRTPRPGASPRPGARPKKRKR, from the coding sequence GTGTTTAACTGGTTCAGCCTCGACATCATCTACTACCCGGTGTCGGCGATCATGTGGGTCTGGTACAAGCTGTTCGCCTTCCTGCTGGGGCCGTCGAACTTCTTCGCGTGGGCGCTGTCGGTGATGTTCCTCGTCTTCACCCTGCGCGCGATCCTGTACAAGCCGTTCGTCAAGCAGATTCGCACCACGCGCCAGATGCAGGAGCTGCAGCCGCAGATCAAGGCGCTGCAGAAGAAGTACGGCAAGGATCGTCAGCGGATGGCGCTGGAGATGCAGAAGCTGCAGAAGGAGCACGGGTTCAACCCGATCCTCGGCTGCCTGCCGATGCTGGCCCAGGTGCCGGTGTTCCTGGGCCTGTTTCACGTGCTGCGGTCGTTCAACCGGACGCAGGGCGGGTTCGGTCAGATCCAGCTCTCCGTCGAACAGAACCGCGCCACAGGCAATTACGTCTTCAGCCCCGCCGACGTCGCCCACTTCCTCGACGCGCATCTGTTCGGTGCACCGTTGGGCGCCACCATGATTCAAACCTCGGGCCTGGACGCCTTCACGGAGTTCAACCGCGCGGCGGTCATCGGTGTGGGTGTGCCGATCATGATCCTGGCCGGCATCGCGACGTACTTCAACAGTCGGGCGTCGGTGGCGCGTCAGAGCCCGGAGGCCGCGGCGAACCCGCAGACCGCGATGATGAACAAGCTGGCGCTGTATGTGTTTCCGCTCGGCGTTGTCGTCGGCGGGCCGTTCCTGCCGTTGGCCATCATCATGTACTGGCTTGCCAACAACATCTGGACGTTCGGTCAGCAGCACTACGTGTTCGGCAAGATCGAAAAGGAAGAAGAGGCCAAGAAACTCGAGGCGCAGGAGCGGCAGGCGAAGAACGCGCCGCCGCCAGGTGCCAAGCCGAAGCGGACGCGCAAGGGTCAGACGCCGGAGCCGGCGGCGAGCGGTGAGCCCGAAATCGTCGACACCGTATCCGAGAACGGGTCCACCGAGAAGAAGCCGACGGGCGCCGGCACCGACAAGACGGCGTCCGGGGCAGGAAACCGCACGCCGCGTCCGGGCGCGAGTCCACGCCCCGGCGCACGGCCGAAGAAGCGTAAACGTTGA
- the yidD gene encoding membrane protein insertion efficiency factor YidD yields the protein MRTSVRSIGARTARVVIYLIQLYRHTVSPLRLPTCRFTPTCSQYAVDALSEFGLLRGGWLATVRLLKCGPWHRGGWDPIPERPTPEREGDADASCAAAAESSEDRDTVGDVNGGTPALRAGSETRV from the coding sequence GTGAGAACTTCAGTGAGGTCGATCGGGGCGAGGACAGCCCGCGTCGTGATCTACCTGATCCAGCTGTATCGGCACACGGTTTCGCCGCTGCGGCTGCCCACGTGCCGGTTCACGCCCACCTGCAGTCAGTACGCGGTGGACGCGCTGAGCGAGTTCGGCCTGCTGCGCGGTGGCTGGCTTGCCACGGTACGGCTGCTGAAATGCGGACCGTGGCATAGGGGAGGATGGGACCCGATACCCGAGCGCCCGACACCTGAACGCGAAGGCGACGCGGACGCATCGTGTGCGGCCGCGGCCGAGTCCTCAGAGGATCGGGACACCGTCGGCGACGTCAACGGCGGCACACCAGCATTGCGAGCAGGAAGCGAGACGCGTGTTTAA
- the rnpA gene encoding ribonuclease P protein component yields MLPARYRMTRSTEFGITVSRGVRAVQPDLVVHALRSEGDGEPGPRIGLVVSKAVGTAVQRHRVARRLRHVARTVLDELDPADRVVIRALPSSRHAISARLEQELRTALRRMRPKNEVAG; encoded by the coding sequence GTGCTTCCGGCGCGGTACCGGATGACGCGGTCGACGGAGTTCGGAATCACGGTCAGTCGAGGGGTGCGCGCGGTGCAGCCCGACCTCGTCGTGCATGCGTTGCGATCCGAAGGGGACGGCGAGCCGGGTCCGCGGATCGGGCTGGTGGTGTCGAAGGCGGTCGGGACCGCGGTGCAACGGCATCGGGTGGCCAGGCGGTTACGGCATGTCGCGCGTACGGTGCTCGACGAACTCGATCCCGCCGATCGGGTGGTGATCCGCGCGTTGCCCAGCAGCAGGCACGCGATATCGGCGCGACTCGAGCAGGAGCTCCGCACCGCCCTGCGCCGGATGAGGCCCAAGAACGAGGTGGCCGGGTGA
- the rpmH gene encoding 50S ribosomal protein L34 gives MAKGKRTFQPNNRRRARVHGFRLRMRTRAGRAIVANRRGKGRRKLTA, from the coding sequence GTGGCCAAGGGCAAGCGGACCTTTCAGCCGAACAACCGGCGCCGGGCGCGCGTGCATGGCTTCCGGCTGCGGATGCGCACCCGGGCCGGCCGGGCGATCGTGGCGAACCGTCGCGGCAAGGGTCGGCGCAAGCTGACTGCGTGA
- the dnaA gene encoding chromosomal replication initiator protein DnaA, whose product MTADPDPPFVAVWNTVVAELNGGAGAGTVGDSAPTLTPQQRAWLKLVKPLVITEGFALLSVPTPFVQNEIERHLREPIISALSRQLGQRVELGVRIADPGPDDTADEPLNGLSALAEPDEVDEDFEARISAEESWPTYFTSRPPNTLTDDPSAVNLNRRYTFDTFVIGASNRFAHAATLAIAEAPARAYNPLFIWGESGLGKTHLLHAAGNYAQRLFPGMRVKYVSTEEFTNDFINSLRDDRKASFKRSYRDIDVLLVDDIQFIEGKEGIQEEFFHTFNTLHNANKQIVISSDRPPKQLATLEDRLRTRFEWGLITDVQPPELETRIAILRKKAQMDRLDVPDDVLELIASSIERNIRELEGALIRVTAFASLNKTTIDKSLAEIVLRDLISDPSTMQISTAAIMAATAEYFETTVEELRGPGKTRALAQSRQIAMYLCRELTDLSLPKIGQAFGRDHTTVMYAEKKIRGEMAERREVFDHVKELTTRIRQRSKR is encoded by the coding sequence TTGACAGCTGACCCCGACCCACCGTTCGTGGCGGTATGGAACACGGTGGTCGCCGAACTCAACGGTGGCGCCGGCGCCGGAACGGTCGGCGATTCCGCCCCGACCCTCACCCCGCAGCAAAGAGCGTGGTTGAAGCTCGTCAAACCGCTCGTCATCACCGAGGGTTTTGCCCTGCTGTCGGTGCCGACCCCGTTCGTCCAGAACGAGATCGAACGCCATCTGCGCGAGCCGATCATCAGCGCGTTGAGCCGTCAGCTCGGCCAGCGCGTCGAACTCGGTGTGCGCATCGCCGATCCCGGCCCCGACGACACCGCCGACGAACCGCTCAACGGACTGTCCGCCCTCGCCGAACCCGACGAGGTCGACGAGGACTTCGAAGCGCGCATCAGCGCCGAGGAAAGTTGGCCGACGTACTTCACCAGCCGGCCACCGAACACGTTGACCGACGACCCCAGCGCGGTCAACCTCAACCGCCGCTACACGTTCGACACGTTCGTCATCGGCGCGTCGAACCGGTTCGCCCACGCCGCGACGCTTGCGATCGCCGAGGCCCCGGCCCGCGCGTACAACCCCCTGTTCATCTGGGGCGAGTCGGGCCTGGGCAAGACCCACCTGTTGCACGCGGCAGGGAACTACGCGCAGCGATTGTTTCCCGGCATGCGGGTGAAGTACGTCTCGACCGAGGAATTCACCAACGACTTCATCAATTCGCTGCGCGACGACCGGAAGGCGTCCTTCAAGCGCAGCTACCGCGACATCGATGTGTTGCTCGTCGACGACATCCAGTTCATCGAGGGCAAGGAAGGCATCCAGGAGGAGTTCTTCCACACCTTCAACACCCTGCACAACGCCAACAAGCAGATCGTCATCTCGTCGGACCGGCCTCCCAAGCAGCTGGCCACGCTCGAGGACAGGCTGCGCACCCGCTTCGAGTGGGGGCTGATCACCGACGTCCAGCCACCGGAGCTGGAGACGCGGATCGCGATCCTGCGCAAGAAGGCGCAGATGGACCGGCTCGATGTGCCCGACGATGTGCTCGAACTCATCGCCAGCAGCATCGAACGCAACATCCGTGAACTCGAGGGCGCGCTCATCCGCGTCACCGCATTTGCGTCACTGAACAAGACGACGATCGACAAGTCGTTGGCCGAGATCGTGCTGCGTGATCTGATCTCCGATCCCAGCACCATGCAGATCAGCACCGCGGCGATCATGGCGGCCACCGCCGAGTATTTCGAGACGACGGTCGAGGAACTGCGTGGCCCCGGCAAGACGCGCGCTCTCGCGCAGTCCCGACAGATCGCCATGTACCTCTGCCGCGAGCTCACCGATCTGTCCCTTCCGAAGATCGGCCAGGCCTTCGGGCGCGACCACACCACCGTCATGTACGCCGAGAAGAAGATTCGCGGTGAAATGGCCGAACGGCGTGAGGTCTTCGATCACGTGAAGGAACTCACGACACGAATTCGTCAGCGCTCCAAGCGCTGA